The window CATATTCCTGGCTATTTCTCTCTGATAGTCAGGATATTATGAGATTTGTAACAACCTTAGGCCGCCGCCTCGTCGAGGCGGTGGACTCCGACTACTTCCCCGCCGGATCAGAAATCGTGCGCTCGCAGCCCGAGCGCATGGAGTTCGCTCGGCTGATTCCCTTTATCATTCTTCACCTTGGCTGCCTGGGGGTTATCTGGACCGGCTGGAGCTGGACGGCCGTCATCGTCGCTGCTGCGCTGTACGTCGTCCGGATGTTTGCCATCACGGCGTTTTATCACCGGTATTTCTGCCACCGCGCCTACAAGACCTCCCGCGCCGCGCAATTCCTTTTCGCCCTCATCGGCCTCACCGCTGTCCAGCGCGGCCCCCTCTGGTGGGCGGCGGTTCACCGCCACCACCACGCCCACTCGGATGAAGAGGTGGACGCCCATTCCCCCGTGCAGAAGGGCTTTCTCTGGTCCCACGTGGGCTGGCTGACCAGCAGCCGAAATTTCCCCACGGACTACCGGATCGTGCGCGATCTGGTGCGTTACCCGGAGTTGCACTTCCTCAATCGCTTCGACCTCATCGGTCCAGTACTCCTGCTCGTCCTCCTCTATGCACTCGGCGCAGGATTGGAAGCCTTCGCTCCGGGTCTCGGCACCAGCGGCTGGCAGATGGTCGTATGGGGATTTTTCATCAGCACGACTGTGCTTTTCCACGCCACCTGCGCGGTGAATTCTTTCGCCCATACGCTCGGCTCGAAGCGCTTCCCCACCGAGGACGAAAGCCGCAACAGTTTCCTGCTCGCGATCATCACCCTGGGCGAGGGCTGGCATAACAACCACCACCACTACCAGTCCTCCGCCCGGCAGGGGTTCTACTGGTGGGAGATCGACATCAGCTACTACCTGCTGAAGCTCCTCGCCGCCCTCGGCATCGTCTGGGATCTCCGCGAGGTGCCGGAGCAGGTTTACACGCAGGCAGACGCCAAGGCCCGCTCATGAAAGAGCGCATCGCCATCGTCGGAACCGGCGTGGCCGGCCTGGGCTGCGCCTGGCAGTTGCGCCATGATGCGGAGATCACCCTCTTCGAGCAGGATTCCCGGCCCGGGGGCCATACCAATACCGTGACGGTCTGCGAGGGCGGGCGATTCGTGCCGATCGACACCGGGTTCATCGTTTTCAACAAGGTCACGTACCCGAATCTCTGTCAGCTCTTCGATGAACTGGGAGTGACGATCAAACCGTCGGAGATGTCCTTCAGTGTCCAGCACCTGCCGACCGGGCTGGAGTACAACGGCATGGGCCTGAACAAGCTCTTCGCCCAGCGTCGGAACATCACCAATCTGCGCTTTCACGCGCTCATCCTTCAAATTTTCCGATTCTTCCACATCGGGAACAAGCTGCTCGCGATCGGAGGTGCGGAGGCGCTTACTCTCGGCGAATTCGTTCGCCGACATGGGCTTGGGCAGGACTTCCTCGACCTCTACCTCGTGCCGATGAGCTCGGCGGTCTGGTCGACGCATCCGAACGACGTGCTCGATTTTCCCGCCGCCACGCTGCTGAATTTCTTCAACAATCACGGCTTCCTCGGCGTCTCGACCCATCACCAGTGGTACACCGTCGATGGCGGGGCGCGGACCTATGTGGAAAAAATCCTCTCCGCCGTGCCCGCTACCCGGCTAACCGCAAAGGTGACCGGTGTCCGGGAATCCGCAGACTCCGCCGAGGTCATGCTGGCCACCGGGGAGCGCCATGTATTTGACCGGGTCATCCTGGCCAGCCACGCGGACCAAACGCTGTCCGTGCTGGAGAATCCGGATGCTGACCAGCGGCGGCTTCTGAGCGCATTCCGATATCAGCTGAACCCGGCCCTTCTGCATACCGACGCCTCGGTGATGCCGCGCAAACGCCTCGCCTGGGCCTCGTGGAACTACACCGTCGATGCCCCCGGCAGCGATCGAAAGGCCCGGGTTCACTACTGGATGAATGCCCTCCAGGGCGTTTCCCAGGAGCAGGATTACTTTGTCTCGCTCCATGCCGATGACCAGGTGGACAGCTCCAAGGTGCTGTACGAAACCACGTACGAGCATCCCGTCTTCACGCTGGAGGCCATGCGCGCTCAGGCCGAGCTCCCCAAGCTCAACACCCGCTCGTCCGGACAACGCATCTATTTCTGCGGGAGCTATTTCCGATACGGATTCCACGAGGATGCCTACAAATCCGCCGTCGATCTCGCTAAGGTACTGCGTCCCAACCTGGCCTCATGAACTCCGCGCTCTACGAGTGCACCGTGATGCACCGGCGCCTCAGCCCGGTGCGGCATGAGTTTGTCTATCGGGTGTTCCTTTTTGCGATCGACGTGGACGAGTTGCCGACTATCGCCGCTCAAGTCCCGCTCTTCGGCTACAACGAATCCGCGCCCTACGCATTCTTTGACTGCGATCATTTCCAGATGGTTCCAGGCGGCACCGCCCGGGAGAACGCCGAGGCGTATCTTGCCAGCCAGGGCATCGCGGAAAAGCCCGCCCGCATCCTGCTCCTGACCAACACACGAACCTTCGGCTACGTCTTCAACCCCATCTCGATCTGGTACTGCTACCGCTCCGATGGTTCGCCGCTGGCAGCCATCGCCGAGGTAGGGAACACCTTTGGCGAGATCAAGCCCTACCTCGTCCCGGTGTCAGGCAAAATGTTTGCCTCCCGCGCGATAAAGCATTTCTACGTCTCGCCATTCTCAACCCTCGACCAGCATTTCGATTTCCGCTTCGATAAGCCGCGAGAAACTCTCCGGATCGGCATCGATAATTACGCGGGAGAGGAACGCAAGCTCATCAGCACCCTGAGCGGGGAACGGGTGGCGCTGACGACCTCAAGTCTGGCGTGGTTCACCCTTAAGTACCCCGCCATGACCCTCCAGGTCATCACGTCGATCCATTGGCACGCCTTTCGGCTCTGGATGAAAAAGACGCCCTTCGCGATGAAGGAAGCCAGCCCGGAACTGCAGCGTGACCTCTACCGACCGCATGGGCGGTCCTAGCCGCGAATCACCCGCCAGGCTTCGGCAATGGCTCGTTCGGCTTTCTTTCGCAGTTCGGGGTCGGCCTTGGTCATTTTCGCCAGCAGGGTCTCGACCTCGTGAAGATAGACCCGGCCGAAATCGGGGTCGTTATGCGCGATGTCGCGGCTGTTGCTGGCGATGTCAGCGCACTTCACCGTCTGGGCCTCGGCGCTCACCCCCGCAAGCCGGTCGATCTCCCGGCTGCGGCGCTCGCGGCGGTTCAGGCCCGGGTGGTTCTCCTTGATGAAGACATCGGTCAGTTCTACGACCAGCCCACGCACCCGTTCACCGAAGCGCTCGGCAATGGCCTGTTCGTTCCAGCGGGCATCCTTGGGAGCCACATCCTCCAGCACATCATGGAGATGCGCGGCAGCGATTACCTCCGGGTCGTCCGTCACCCTTGACACGATGGCGGCGACTTCATCGGTATGCACCCAATAAGGCTCGCCGGAGTATTTTCGCACGTGCCCGACCGCATCGTGCGCAGCATGAGCAAAGGCCTGCGCCTCGGCGGCGAGATCGAATGCGGGAGGCATGTTTCCAGCATTCACCGCGTTTCGGAGGAAGAAAATCCCGAAATTCACACCCACCCTCGGAAACGCGATGGGTAATCCATGGTTGCAATCCCCCCGGGGTTCCGTATCCCTCTCTTTCGCCAAAATCCATGCTGACCGTATCTCAAGTCTCCAAATCCTACGGGGGAAGAACGCTTTTCTCCGACGCCTCGCTGCAAATCAACCGTGGCGATCGCATCGGATTGATCGGAGCCAACGGCGCAGGCAAGTCGACCTTGTTTTCCCTGATTCTCGGCGAAAACGAGCCGGATGACGGTTCGGTGACCTTCCAGCGCGGCGTCAGCGTGGGGTATCTGCCGCAGGAAAGCGCGCCCTCCGGCGACGAAACCATCCTGCATCTTGCGCTCAGCGGCGTGCCGGAGTGGGATAGCTACGCGCTGGAGCCCAAGGCCAAGCGCATTCTTTCCGGTCTGGCCTTCCGTGAGACAGACTTCGAGCGTGTCGCCCGCACCATGAGCGGCGGCTGGATCATGCGCGCGCACCTGGCGAAGCTGCTCGTGATGGAGCCGGACCTCCTGCTCCTGGATGAACCGACGAACCATCTCGATCTCGAATCCCTCGGCTGGTTTCAGAATTACCTCGCCGCCTACGGAGGTTCGATCGTCACGATTTCCCACGACCGCGCGTTTCTCAACGCCATCTGCGACACCATCGTCGAGATTTCCCGCCAGCGGCTGCACCGCTACACCGGCACGTACGACGAATTCGTCGAGCAAAAGAAAGCCCGCGAGGAGCAGTACCTCGCCGCGTACAAGAACCAGCAGCGCGAGATCGAGCACCTGCAGGATTTCATCAATCGCTTCCGCGCCAAGGCCAGCAAGGCCGCCCAGGCCCAGGAACGCATCAAGCGACTGGACAAGATGGAGCGCCTTGCCCCGCCGGAGCAGGCGGAAGCCACGGTGAAGTTCCGCTTCCCGCAGCCGCAGCGTTCCGGCCAGAAGGTGATGGAACTGACCA of the Terrimicrobium sacchariphilum genome contains:
- a CDS encoding acyl-CoA desaturase, with protein sequence MRFVTTLGRRLVEAVDSDYFPAGSEIVRSQPERMEFARLIPFIILHLGCLGVIWTGWSWTAVIVAAALYVVRMFAITAFYHRYFCHRAYKTSRAAQFLFALIGLTAVQRGPLWWAAVHRHHHAHSDEEVDAHSPVQKGFLWSHVGWLTSSRNFPTDYRIVRDLVRYPELHFLNRFDLIGPVLLLVLLYALGAGLEAFAPGLGTSGWQMVVWGFFISTTVLFHATCAVNSFAHTLGSKRFPTEDESRNSFLLAIITLGEGWHNNHHHYQSSARQGFYWWEIDISYYLLKLLAALGIVWDLREVPEQVYTQADAKARS
- a CDS encoding NAD(P)/FAD-dependent oxidoreductase → MKERIAIVGTGVAGLGCAWQLRHDAEITLFEQDSRPGGHTNTVTVCEGGRFVPIDTGFIVFNKVTYPNLCQLFDELGVTIKPSEMSFSVQHLPTGLEYNGMGLNKLFAQRRNITNLRFHALILQIFRFFHIGNKLLAIGGAEALTLGEFVRRHGLGQDFLDLYLVPMSSAVWSTHPNDVLDFPAATLLNFFNNHGFLGVSTHHQWYTVDGGARTYVEKILSAVPATRLTAKVTGVRESADSAEVMLATGERHVFDRVILASHADQTLSVLENPDADQRRLLSAFRYQLNPALLHTDASVMPRKRLAWASWNYTVDAPGSDRKARVHYWMNALQGVSQEQDYFVSLHADDQVDSSKVLYETTYEHPVFTLEAMRAQAELPKLNTRSSGQRIYFCGSYFRYGFHEDAYKSAVDLAKVLRPNLAS
- a CDS encoding DUF1365 domain-containing protein, which codes for MNSALYECTVMHRRLSPVRHEFVYRVFLFAIDVDELPTIAAQVPLFGYNESAPYAFFDCDHFQMVPGGTARENAEAYLASQGIAEKPARILLLTNTRTFGYVFNPISIWYCYRSDGSPLAAIAEVGNTFGEIKPYLVPVSGKMFASRAIKHFYVSPFSTLDQHFDFRFDKPRETLRIGIDNYAGEERKLISTLSGERVALTTSSLAWFTLKYPAMTLQVITSIHWHAFRLWMKKTPFAMKEASPELQRDLYRPHGRS
- a CDS encoding HD domain-containing protein, yielding MPPAFDLAAEAQAFAHAAHDAVGHVRKYSGEPYWVHTDEVAAIVSRVTDDPEVIAAAHLHDVLEDVAPKDARWNEQAIAERFGERVRGLVVELTDVFIKENHPGLNRRERRSREIDRLAGVSAEAQTVKCADIASNSRDIAHNDPDFGRVYLHEVETLLAKMTKADPELRKKAERAIAEAWRVIRG